The region TGATATCACGAAGCCCTTGTAAGAAACCTGGCTGAGGCGGTACCACACCCATATTTCCTGCTACCGGTTCAACGATTACTCCGGCAATGTCATCTCCGAATTCTTTAAAAGCATATTGTACGCTTTCTAAATCATTGTACGGCACTGTAATCGTATTTTTAGCGATTCCTTCAGGCACTCCTGGACTATCTGGTAGGCCTAACGTTGCTACGCCTGAGCCAGCTTTAATGAGAAGAGAGTCACCGTGTCCATGGTAGCACCCTTCAAATTTCAAAATTTTGTTGCGGCCCGTATAGCCACGTGCTAAACGCAGTGCGCTCATCGTTGCTTCCGTACCTGAACTCACCATACGGACGATTTCGATTGAAGGCACGCGCTCAATCACAACCTTGGCAAGCTCATTTTCAATTAACGTTGGTGCACCAAAGCTTGTACCAGATTCCGTTACTTTTTTTACTGCTTCAACTACTTGATCGTTGGAATGTCCGTGAATTAAAGGTCCCCATGATAGGACGTAGTCAATATATTTATTGCCGTCAATATCGTAAATCGTAGCGCCTTTTCCTCGTTCCATAAAGATAGGATCCATATCTACTGATTTAAATGCACGAACAGGACTGTTTACTCCACCCGGCATTAATTGCTGCGCTTCTAAAAAAGCTGCTTTTGACTTTTCATAACTTCTCATGTGTAAGCCTCCTTAATTACTTATCAGATAACCAGCGTGCTGCGTCTTTAGCATGATACGTTACAATTAAATCCGCTCCTGCACGCTTCATGCTAATTAATTTTTCAAGAACAATCTCTTTTTCATTTACCCAGCCGTTTTGAGCTGCCGCTTTAATCATTGAATATTCACCGCTCACATTATAAGCCACTACCGGTAAATTAAACGTATTTTTCACATCGCGCATAATATCTAAATAAGATAGAGCCGGTTTTACAATTAAGAAATCTGCTCCTTCTTCTACATCAGATTCTGCTTCTCGAAGTGCTTCTAAGCGATTGGCTGGGTCCATTTGATATGTTTTACGATCTCCAAATTGAGGAGAAGAATGCGCTGCATCGCGGAATGGTCCGTAAAAGGCAGATGCATATTTAACAGCATAAGACATCACAGGCACATCTTCAAATCCAGCTTCGTCTAGACCGTGGCGAATAGCCGCCACAAAACCGTCCATCATGTTTGAAGGCGCAATAATATCCGCTCCTGCTTCAGCTTGACTAACCGCTGTACGAGCTAATAAGTCAAGGCTAGGATCGTTTAAGATTTTTCCGTCTTCAATTACACCACAGTGGCCATGATCTGTGTATTGACATAAACATGTATCTGCAATAACAACAAAGTCTGGAAAGTTTTCTTTAATTTGACGAATACCTTTTTGGACAATTCCGTGGTCATGGTACGCCTGTGAGCCAACCGCATCTTTTTCAGCGGGAACACCAAATACCATAGCTGACTTGATTCCTAAATCGACTAACTCTTGGATTTCATCATTCAAGTAGTCTAAAGAAATTTGATCCACACCTGGCATTGATTTTACAGCATTTCTTTTTTGTTCACCTTCTACAATAAAAATAGGATATATAAAGTCTTCGGGATGTAAATAGGTTTCACGTACAAGCGCACGCATATTTACAGAATTACGAAGACGACGATGACGTGTAAATTGTAAATCTTTCATGTTAAAATCCTCCTTTATTATTTAAAACAACTAACCAACATATCTATCATACCATTTATTGTGTACGTGCTAGGAACAAGATGCTTAATTCCATATTCATTCGCTGTCTGACTTGTAATAGGACCAATACAAATAACTTTGGTTCTATTCACAAGCTCAAGCCAATTCGGAATGTCTTTAACTGACTCAACAAAAAATCTCACCGTAGAAGAACTTGTAAAAGTAATAGCATCAATTCCTATTTCTAAATGTTGCTTAACCAACCGTTCAGAGTCTTGATTTCGAATGGTCTGATATACGATTAAATCCGTTATCTCACACTCTTTTAACCCATCTTTTAAAACAGAGCGGGCTAATTGTCCTCGTACAAGGAGAACTCGCTCGTGATGTGAAACATTTGCTTTTAACGACTCAAGAAGTGATTCCGCAACGTATTCTTTTGGAACAAGTTGCACGTTAACATCGTGTTTTTCTAGCAATTTTGCGGTTTTTTCTCCCACCGCAGCCACTTTTAATCTTTTTAAAGCACTCCAACTGATATTTAACTCTTTTAGCCATTCGAAGAAAAAAGAAATGCCGTTTTGACTTGTAAAAACAACCCAATCAAACGAGCCAATCGACAGCAGGACATCTTCCACTTCTTGTTCATTGCTAGAACGTGCGAACGTGAGGACTGGTAAGCTTAAAGGTATCCCCCCCAGCTTTTTAATCTGTGTTGCAAATGAATGAGCCTGCTTCGCTTCTCTTGTAATCAAAACTTTTTTCAAAAAAAGAGGAGCCTCATGACTCATTACTTGTCCAGCTCCTCTTTTACATGATCAATTAAAAGCTTAGCTCCTTGAGATGTTAAGCGCTCAGCAGCTTCTGAACCGATAGCAACGGGGTCTTTTCCCGTAATTTGCTCTTTGTAAATCGTTTTGCCATCAGGAGAAGCGACTAGCGACGTTAGCTCAATGTTTCGATCGTCCAATATACGCCCATACCCCGCAATCGGCACTTGGCATCCGCCTTCCATCTCTTTTAAAAATATGCGTTCAGCTCTAACAGCACGAGCCGTTTCATCATGATTTAGAGCTTGAAGAAGCGATAATAATTCATGGTCATTTTCTCGGCATTCGATAGCTAAAGCTCCCTGTCCTACAGCAGGAACGCTTATTTCCGGCTCTAAGTACTGAGTGACCGTATCTTTCGACCAGCCCATACGAGATAACCCTGCAGCTGCCAAGATAATCGCATCGTAATCTTCATTTTTTAATTTCTCTAGGCGTGTGTCGATGTTTCCTCGAATCCATTTAATTTCGATATCTGGACGCATAGATAGAAGCTGTGCCCCTCGACGCAAGCTGCTTGTCCCAATCACAGCACCGCTTGGTAGCTCCTCAAATCGCTCACCATTTTTTGAAATAAGCGCATCACGATGATCTTCTCGTAAAGGAATACATCCAATCGTTAATCCTTCTGGCAAGACAGCCGGCATATCTTTCATACTATGAACGGCCATATCAATTTCTTCATCTAACATGGCTTGTTCAATTTCTTTTACAAAAAGACCTTTACCGCCCACTTTGGACAGCGTTACATTTAAAATTTGATCACCTTTTGTAACCATTTCTTTAATTTCAAACTCAAAAGGAAGACCTTGTTTTTTTAACTGTTCAATGACCCACTTAGTCTGTGTTAACGCAAGTTTGCTTCGACGAGAGCCGACAATAATTTTTCGCATGTTGTCCTCCTAATTACGAACCCCAAAAGTGAAAATTCGATAAACTGCCAAATAAAAAGAAATTAATAAGTAAGACTAAGAACAATCCGATATTCCACATCGCGATTGCCTTTCCTTGAATACCTCTACGCAGTCTAGCATACAAATACGCGCTGTATGCAACAAACATTAAAAATGAACCTAACACTTTTGTATCGTACCAATGAAAATCTACGTATTTAATATAAGCCCATATGATTCCTAAGATTAACGAAAGCAATAACAGCGGTACACCAATTAAAATTAATACATAGGACATGTAATCTAGCTTTGTTAAATCCTCAATTCTTAGCAAGCGCTTGCCCCATTTCTTCTTTTTCAATAAATTATACTGAACAAGATACAGAGCGGAAAAAACAAAAGAGACTGAAAAAGCGCCGTAAGATAAAATAGCCATGGTAATATGAATGATTAATAATTCTGACACAAGGCGCTCCGACTGGACAGCAGTGTATGTTTCAAGTGGAGCAAACGTATGAATAGCCATAATTAAGAAACCAATCACATTTGTAAAAAACACCATAAAATCAACGCGAAATAAGCGATTAATCACAAGTGAAAGAGTAATTAACACCCACGCGTAAAAATACAGCCCTTCAGAAACGGTAAGAATAGGAAACCTTCCCGTCTCAAACATTCGTAAGATTAAAAAGGCTGTTTGCAAAACCCACACAATAGAAAGTAACCAGAAGGCTATCGAATTTGCCTTCCGGTTATTTTGTACAAAATCAATAAAATATAATAAAACGCTCGCCGCGTATAAAATCACAATCAATTCATAGATTCTGGTTAATTCCATATCAACCATTATTCAATCCTCACTTAAGACTGATAAGCTACTGAATGAGACGTAATCGATGTATGAAGCTGCTCTTCTTTTTCTTTTTGCAAAGCAACTTCCTGTTCAATATTAAAAATCTTCATGAACAGCTCTAAAGACTCTTCAGCATGTTTCTCTCCAGCCAATTCTTTCGCGTGTAAAATTGGATCGCGAAGAAGTTGATTAATTATACTTTTTGTATGTTTATTTAAAACTTTGCGCTCACGCTCAGATAAATCTGGGAGCTTACGTTCAATGCTTTTCATCGTTTCAGCTTGAATGGTAAGTGCTTTTTGACGAAGTGCAGAAATAACAGGCACAACGCCTAATGTACCAAGCCAAGACTTGAAAGCAACAATTTCAGCTTCAACCATAATTTCAATTTCATCCGCAGCTTTTTGACGCTCTTGCAAGTTAGATTCTACAATCCCGTTTAAATCGTCGATATCGTATAAAAAGACCGTCTCTAGCTCGTCTAGTTCTGGATCTAAGTCACGCGGAACGGCGATGTCCACCATAAACAATGGGCGACCTTTACGCGTACGCTCAGCTTCACTCATCATTTGTTTCGTTACTACATAGTCATTAGCTCCTGTTGAACTAATTAAGATATCTGCTTCACTTAAAGCATGTTGAAGATCAGCAAATGGTTTGGCTTCTCCAGAAAAACGGTTTGCTAGCTCCTGTGCCTTTTCAAATGTTCGATTCACTACCGTTACTTTTTTAGCTCCGCTGCCATATAAATTCTGTACGGCAAGCTGACCCATTTTTCCCGCACCAAGAATCAATACGTGTTTGGATGATAAGTCTCCAAAAATCTTTTTAGCAAGCTCTACAGCTGCATAGCTGACAGAAACTGCATTCGCACCAATTTCTGTTTCATGATGAGCTTTTTTAGCTAATGTCACAGCTTGTTTAAACAGCTGATTAAAAACTGTACCAATTGTTTCTTCTTCTTGAGCAAGCAAAAAACTTGAACGCACTTGTCCAAGAATTTGTGTTTCGCCAATCACCATTGAATCCAATCCACATGCTACTCGGTATAAATGTTCGATGGCTCCATCATTTTCATAGATGGTTAAATAAGGCGAAAACTCTTCTTTATCTATTCCGAACCATTCAGCTAAAAATGCTTTTACATAATAACGGCCCGTGTGTAATTGATCAACAACAGCATAAATTTCCGTACGATTGCATGTTGAAACAATGATGTTCTCCAAAATACTTTTTTGGCCGCTTAACGTTTTCATGGCAGATGCTAGTTCTTGCTCATTAAAACTAAGCTTTTCTCTTATTTCAACAGGGGCTGTTCGAAAGTTTAAGCCGACTGCTATAATATGCATTTGTACATACCCCCTATAATTGAAATGTGCTTATTTATCCGAATTTTACGGGCAGTAACCCCTAAATTTTCAAAGAGCTACAGTGAGATAACTGCCCGTAAAATCCGGCGTTTTCCATTCTACTATTCGTAAAAAACGGCGGACGTTACACAGATGTAAGCTTCGCCTTATCTCTAACTATTATAACATGTTCTATAGATCATTCGAAAAAAAAATGTGAACAGTCTTTGAAAACATGTGTTAAGATATTAACTGTTATTCCGTAATAAATTGTATCAAAAAAGCAGCGTTTTATCACGTTTTCTGTTTTGAAACACCTGGAGGTTACTATGAAAAAGCAATCAATGTTTTTTGGTGTCTTACTAGTTGGATTTGGAATCTTTTTTTTACTGAATGAACTACATATGAGCATTGCAGCAAAGGTATACACGTGGCCTGTACTGTTAATTTTAATAGGAGCAGCACTGTTAACTGAGTCTGCTTTATCTCAAGATCATTCAAACTTGCTTGCAAGCTACATATTAATCACTTTAGGTATTCATTTCTATGTAAGTGAACAAATTTC is a window of Priestia aryabhattai DNA encoding:
- the hemL gene encoding glutamate-1-semialdehyde 2,1-aminomutase; this translates as MRSYEKSKAAFLEAQQLMPGGVNSPVRAFKSVDMDPIFMERGKGATIYDIDGNKYIDYVLSWGPLIHGHSNDQVVEAVKKVTESGTSFGAPTLIENELAKVVIERVPSIEIVRMVSSGTEATMSALRLARGYTGRNKILKFEGCYHGHGDSLLIKAGSGVATLGLPDSPGVPEGIAKNTITVPYNDLESVQYAFKEFGDDIAGVIVEPVAGNMGVVPPQPGFLQGLRDITSEYGSLLIFDEVMTGFRVAYNCAQGYYNITPDLTCLGKVIGGGLPVGAYGGKAEIMERVAPSGPIYQAGTLSGNPLAMTAGYETLTQLTPQSYDEFIRKADRLEEGLMAAAEKYDVPFTVNRAGSMIGFFFTNEQVINYETAKTSNLDYFAAYYREMANEGVFLPPSQFEGMFLSTSHTDADIEHTIAAAEKAFSKLRG
- the hemB gene encoding porphobilinogen synthase, with product MKDLQFTRHRRLRNSVNMRALVRETYLHPEDFIYPIFIVEGEQKRNAVKSMPGVDQISLDYLNDEIQELVDLGIKSAMVFGVPAEKDAVGSQAYHDHGIVQKGIRQIKENFPDFVVIADTCLCQYTDHGHCGVIEDGKILNDPSLDLLARTAVSQAEAGADIIAPSNMMDGFVAAIRHGLDEAGFEDVPVMSYAVKYASAFYGPFRDAAHSSPQFGDRKTYQMDPANRLEALREAESDVEEGADFLIVKPALSYLDIMRDVKNTFNLPVVAYNVSGEYSMIKAAAQNGWVNEKEIVLEKLISMKRAGADLIVTYHAKDAARWLSDK
- a CDS encoding uroporphyrinogen-III synthase yields the protein MSHEAPLFLKKVLITREAKQAHSFATQIKKLGGIPLSLPVLTFARSSNEQEVEDVLLSIGSFDWVVFTSQNGISFFFEWLKELNISWSALKRLKVAAVGEKTAKLLEKHDVNVQLVPKEYVAESLLESLKANVSHHERVLLVRGQLARSVLKDGLKECEITDLIVYQTIRNQDSERLVKQHLEIGIDAITFTSSSTVRFFVESVKDIPNWLELVNRTKVICIGPITSQTANEYGIKHLVPSTYTINGMIDMLVSCFK
- the hemC gene encoding hydroxymethylbilane synthase, whose amino-acid sequence is MRKIIVGSRRSKLALTQTKWVIEQLKKQGLPFEFEIKEMVTKGDQILNVTLSKVGGKGLFVKEIEQAMLDEEIDMAVHSMKDMPAVLPEGLTIGCIPLREDHRDALISKNGERFEELPSGAVIGTSSLRRGAQLLSMRPDIEIKWIRGNIDTRLEKLKNEDYDAIILAAAGLSRMGWSKDTVTQYLEPEISVPAVGQGALAIECRENDHELLSLLQALNHDETARAVRAERIFLKEMEGGCQVPIAGYGRILDDRNIELTSLVASPDGKTIYKEQITGKDPVAIGSEAAERLTSQGAKLLIDHVKEELDK
- a CDS encoding cytochrome C assembly family protein, translating into MVDMELTRIYELIVILYAASVLLYFIDFVQNNRKANSIAFWLLSIVWVLQTAFLILRMFETGRFPILTVSEGLYFYAWVLITLSLVINRLFRVDFMVFFTNVIGFLIMAIHTFAPLETYTAVQSERLVSELLIIHITMAILSYGAFSVSFVFSALYLVQYNLLKKKKWGKRLLRIEDLTKLDYMSYVLILIGVPLLLLSLILGIIWAYIKYVDFHWYDTKVLGSFLMFVAYSAYLYARLRRGIQGKAIAMWNIGLFLVLLINFFLFGSLSNFHFWGS
- the hemA gene encoding glutamyl-tRNA reductase translates to MHIIAVGLNFRTAPVEIREKLSFNEQELASAMKTLSGQKSILENIIVSTCNRTEIYAVVDQLHTGRYYVKAFLAEWFGIDKEEFSPYLTIYENDGAIEHLYRVACGLDSMVIGETQILGQVRSSFLLAQEEETIGTVFNQLFKQAVTLAKKAHHETEIGANAVSVSYAAVELAKKIFGDLSSKHVLILGAGKMGQLAVQNLYGSGAKKVTVVNRTFEKAQELANRFSGEAKPFADLQHALSEADILISSTGANDYVVTKQMMSEAERTRKGRPLFMVDIAVPRDLDPELDELETVFLYDIDDLNGIVESNLQERQKAADEIEIMVEAEIVAFKSWLGTLGVVPVISALRQKALTIQAETMKSIERKLPDLSERERKVLNKHTKSIINQLLRDPILHAKELAGEKHAEESLELFMKIFNIEQEVALQKEKEEQLHTSITSHSVAYQS